In Mercenaria mercenaria strain notata chromosome 14, MADL_Memer_1, whole genome shotgun sequence, the following are encoded in one genomic region:
- the LOC123527998 gene encoding uncharacterized protein LOC123527998 — MIGYGLLKQKYILMVLVGMVILVFVLVNHNAEITKTADGRHIVSGLKKPPIQHAIDSVWNNYILTGKITYTSGRHLTEENLEIIKVHSVNQCKSRRYLVYTCDRSSLCGGWGDRQKGIVSSFLLALLTNRTFIMNVTHPCKLENFLLSSVYNWSKCGNYLRTLPKQNFVAFNYVVGNRKFLKQIQSVDFDRNWTSQVVILRFNAYVIDQIRQHKQTETRLNWLLNTSNEEAIHRVLHTLLKPNQKILDDALKLKTDRIHDKHLVCSHIRKGQNPSIPEDNKLPRGSPNETLIFNFLKRYSDDRKYAIYIATDSDEVRRLAEANIKSYINMNRKIVHVDRLGNLKKSKEEACEGFYTVLFEQFILSLCDTLILTRSNFGGIAAYIRGISDNLFLYNQKTDEILQSNLTFMQNIFKFI, encoded by the exons ATGATTGGATACGGATTGTTAAAACAAAAGTATATCCTCATG gTATTGGTCGGTATGGTCATTTTAGTTTTCGTTTTGGTAAACCACAATGCGGAGATTACTAAGACAGCAGACGGAAGGCATATCGTTAGTGGCCTGAAGAAGCCGCCCATACAACATGCTATAGACAGTGTGTGGAACAATTACATTCttacgggaaaaataacttatacAAGTGGTCGTCACTTGACAGAAGAAAATCTTGAAATTATTAAAGTTCATAGTGTAAACCAATGCAAAAGTCGTAGATATCTTGTATACACATGTGATCGTTCAAGTTTATGTGGTGGCTGGGGTGATCGTCAGAAAGGCATTGTATCATCCTTTCTATTGGCATTACTGACAAATAGAACTTTCATCATGAATGTGACACATCCTTGCAAACTAGAAAACTTTCTGCTGTCCAGTGTTTACAATTGGTCAAAATGTGGAAATTATCTTAGAACTCTTCCAAAGCAGAACTTCGTTGCGTTCAATTATGTGGTAGGtaatagaaaatttttgaagcaAATTCAGAGCGTTGATTTTGATAGGAATTGGACATCACAAGTTGTAATTTTACGATTTAATGCATATGTTATTGACCAAATAAGACAACACAAGCAAACTGAAACACGGTTGAATTGGTTACTGAATACTTCGAACGAAGAAGCTATTCACAGAGTACTGCACACTTTATTGAAACCAAATCAAAAAATCTTGGATGATGCTTTGAAGCTGAAAACGGACAGGATACATGACAAACATTTAGTATGTAGCCATATTCGCAAAGGGCAGAATCCCAGTATTCCAGAAGATAACAAACTTCCTAGAGGAAGTCCAAATGAAactttgatatttaactttttgaaAAGATATAGTGATGACAGAAAATATGCAATTTATATTGCAACTGATTCGGACGAAGTACGAAGACTTGCTGAAGCAAATATCAAATCATATATCAACATGAATCGCAAAATTGTCCATGTTGACCGTCTAGGAAATCTGAAAAAGTCTAAGGAAGAAGCGTGTGAAGGATTTTATACTGTTCTTTTTGAACAGTTTATTCTATCGCTCTGTGACACACTGATCTTAACTCGAAGCAATTTCGGTGGAATTGCAGCATATATACGTGGCATTTCCGACAACCTCTTTTTGTATAACCagaaaactgatgaaatacttCAGTCAAACttaacatttatgcaaaatatattcaaattcatttaa